Sequence from the Microbacterium dextranolyticum genome:
GCCGCCATGCGCATACATGCGATCGAGAGCGACGCCTTCGGCGGCGAGCACCTGCATGCCGAGGGCGAGCGTCCCGAAGACGCCGTAGACGTGGGCACGCATCACGTTCGCGAGGTCGAACACCGAGTCCGGCGTGCGGACGAACAGCGGCCTGCCCTCGGCGAGACCGGCGATCGGCTCACCGGCGAGGTGGTTGTAGGCCAGCAATCCCCCGGCATCGGCGGCGCCTTCGAGCGCCTCGCGCAGGAGCACGTCGAAGACGGCATCCGAGTCGAGCGGCGCTCCGGCGGCGGCGGCGAACCGCGAGAACAGCCCCGCCCACGCCGCAAGCTCGCTCGCACCGTTGTTGCAGTGCACCATCGCGACGGCATCGCCCGCGGGCGTCGTCACGAGATCGAGCTCGTGGTGGATGCCCTCGAGAGGACGCTCGAGCACGACCATCGCGAAGATGCTCGTGCCGGCGCTGACGTTGCCCGTGCGGGGAGCGACGGCGTTGGTCGCCACCATGCCCGTGCCCGCGTCGCCTTCCGGCGGGCAGGCGAGGGCTCCGGCGTGCAGAAGTCCCGTCGGGTCGAGCAGCAGCGCCCCCTCGTCGGTCAGCGCACCGGCGTCGCCGCCGGCCGGGAGCACCTCGGGCAGAAGCGCACGCAGCGGCGGGACCGACTCGGGCGCCAGAGCGTCGAACAGCGCAAGCAGACGCTCGTCGTAGTCGCTGCCGTCGGCCGCGATCGGGAACACCCCCGATGCGTCGCCGACGCCGAGCACGCGGCGGCCCGTGAGCCGCTCGTGGACGTAGCCGGCCAGCGTGGTCACCGACGCGATGCGGCCGATGTGCGGCTCCTCGTCGCGCACGGCCTGCCGCAGGTGCGCGACCGACCAGCGCAGCGGGATGTTGAGTCCGAACAGATCGGACAGCTCCGCCGCAGCCGGGCCCGTGTTGGTGTTGCGCCAGGTCCGGAACGGCACGAGGAGCTCTCCGTCGGCATCGAACGCGAGGTAGCCGTGCATCATCGCGGACACCCCGATCGCCCCGATCGTCTCGACGCGCACTCCGTGCCGGTGCTGCGCGTCGTCCACCAGAGCCGAGAACGCCGCCGCAGCACCCGCCCAGACCTCGTCGAGCGGATACGTCCACAGGCCGTCCTCGAGACGGTTCTCCCAGGAGTGCGCCCCGACCGCGAGCACGTGCGAGGGGTCGTCGGCATCGATCAGGCAGGCCTTGATGCGCGTCGAGCCGAACTCGATACCCAGCGCCGTCCGCCCGTCGCGGATCAGCTGCGCCGTCCGCGGGTCCGCGGCGCTCACCTCGCCCGTCATCGCCGGTCGTCCGTGTTCTGTCCGTAGACGTTCTGGTAGCGGTTGTAGAGCGCGTCGATCGATTCCTGCGGAATCGGAATCAGCTCGCCGGCCTGGCGTGCGA
This genomic interval carries:
- a CDS encoding xylulokinase — translated: MTGEVSAADPRTAQLIRDGRTALGIEFGSTRIKACLIDADDPSHVLAVGAHSWENRLEDGLWTYPLDEVWAGAAAAFSALVDDAQHRHGVRVETIGAIGVSAMMHGYLAFDADGELLVPFRTWRNTNTGPAAAELSDLFGLNIPLRWSVAHLRQAVRDEEPHIGRIASVTTLAGYVHERLTGRRVLGVGDASGVFPIAADGSDYDERLLALFDALAPESVPPLRALLPEVLPAGGDAGALTDEGALLLDPTGLLHAGALACPPEGDAGTGMVATNAVAPRTGNVSAGTSIFAMVVLERPLEGIHHELDLVTTPAGDAVAMVHCNNGASELAAWAGLFSRFAAAAGAPLDSDAVFDVLLREALEGAADAGGLLAYNHLAGEPIAGLAEGRPLFVRTPDSVFDLANVMRAHVYGVFGTLALGMQVLAAEGVALDRMYAHGGMFRTAGVAQRFLAAALQAPVAVGDTASEGGAWGVAVLAAFRRTVAVTGERAFVPELHRYLDDVVFADAAASVVAPDVTDAAGFAAYLDRYRAGLAIERAAVTAL